The following are encoded together in the Adhaeribacter arboris genome:
- a CDS encoding metallophosphoesterase codes for MQRFLFIATAILLVFVVDWYVFQAIRTVTQHASIRTQKIIYIIYWALFLITSGTILLFSLTRGTPPTPFRTYLVSTVFILFASKLAVILFLLVDDAMRLLKFIVFYLFKGPETTTSEVDKITRSEFLNKLALIAGAIPLTAFIYGMVRGAYQYQVKRVTLRFPNLPSAFSGYKILQISDLHTGSFNSTHPLEKAVALINKQNADLIFFTGDLVNNVATEVVPHIPTLQKIKSKDGIFSIFGNHDYGDYVSWESREAKSQNLQTLAKHHAEIGWRLLLNENVAIRKDGQHISVLGVENWSTRMNFPRYGNLAKAYTGTEQSPFKVLLSHDPSHWDGEVNQKYPDIDLMLAGHTHGMQFGINVSGIKWSPVQYVYKQWAGLYKQGMQHLYVNTGLGFLGYPGRVGFLPEITVFELQKA; via the coding sequence ATGCAACGTTTCTTATTTATAGCTACTGCCATTTTATTAGTATTTGTCGTCGACTGGTACGTGTTTCAGGCCATCCGGACAGTAACGCAACATGCTTCTATTCGCACCCAAAAAATAATTTATATCATTTACTGGGCCTTATTTTTAATTACGTCGGGTACTATTCTTTTATTTAGTCTTACCCGCGGCACCCCTCCTACTCCTTTTCGCACTTACCTAGTTAGTACCGTTTTTATTTTATTTGCCAGTAAGTTAGCCGTGATTTTATTTCTGCTGGTAGATGATGCCATGCGGTTGTTGAAATTTATTGTGTTTTATTTATTTAAAGGTCCGGAAACCACTACTTCCGAAGTAGATAAAATTACGCGTAGTGAGTTTTTAAACAAATTAGCTTTAATTGCCGGCGCCATTCCGCTTACTGCTTTTATTTACGGCATGGTACGGGGCGCTTACCAATACCAGGTAAAGCGGGTAACGCTGCGTTTCCCTAATTTACCCAGCGCTTTTTCCGGTTATAAAATTTTACAGATTTCGGATTTACATACGGGTAGTTTTAATTCGACGCATCCTCTGGAGAAAGCAGTGGCGTTAATTAATAAACAAAATGCCGATTTAATTTTCTTTACCGGAGATCTCGTAAACAACGTAGCAACTGAGGTAGTACCCCATATTCCTACACTGCAAAAGATTAAATCTAAAGATGGAATTTTCTCCATTTTTGGCAACCACGATTATGGCGATTATGTCAGTTGGGAAAGCCGGGAAGCAAAAAGCCAAAATCTTCAAACTCTGGCTAAGCACCACGCCGAAATTGGCTGGCGCTTGCTCCTGAACGAGAACGTAGCCATCCGTAAAGATGGGCAGCACATTTCGGTACTCGGCGTTGAAAACTGGAGCACCCGCATGAATTTTCCGCGGTACGGGAACCTGGCGAAAGCTTATACGGGTACGGAGCAATCACCTTTTAAAGTTTTACTGTCGCATGACCCATCGCACTGGGATGGGGAGGTAAATCAAAAATACCCCGACATTGATTTGATGTTAGCGGGTCACACGCACGGCATGCAGTTTGGTATAAATGTTTCAGGCATTAAATGGAGCCCGGTACAGTACGTATATAAACAATGGGCCGGTCTGTATAAACAAGGCATGCAACACCTTTACGTAAACACCGGGCTAGGATTTTTAGGCTATCCGGGGCGGGTAGGGTTTTTACCTGAAATAACCGTATTTGAACTACAGAAAGCCTAA
- a CDS encoding carboxypeptidase-like regulatory domain-containing protein has translation MQRQFLFFLVFLVLGLFVTGRACAQQSTNIQVNGTVVAATTKKPLANITVISKRLWRGTITNELGQFRITTLPGDTLYFRSVGYITKMYPITSSTPDETTITINLEEGNVMLQEIEVTIGPDYEKVNRYLRNQKKKPEPRAVVKPAPPKPLYEEKVFTPPPASIANPISFIYDQLSKEGRDRRKLQAILDEKAAVEKGKRDRAAQQKYDSLFLDHNQGYKHPE, from the coding sequence ATGCAGCGTCAGTTTTTATTTTTTTTGGTTTTTCTGGTTTTAGGCTTATTTGTTACCGGCCGCGCGTGCGCTCAACAAAGCACCAATATTCAAGTGAATGGTACGGTAGTAGCCGCTACTACTAAAAAACCACTGGCTAATATCACGGTTATCAGTAAGCGGCTATGGCGCGGAACCATTACGAACGAGTTGGGCCAGTTCCGGATTACGACGCTGCCCGGCGATACCCTTTATTTCCGGTCGGTGGGTTACATAACCAAAATGTACCCCATTACTAGCAGCACCCCCGACGAAACTACTATTACAATTAACCTGGAAGAAGGCAATGTAATGCTGCAGGAAATTGAAGTAACCATTGGTCCGGATTATGAAAAGGTAAACCGTTACTTACGCAACCAAAAGAAAAAACCCGAGCCACGGGCAGTAGTTAAACCGGCGCCTCCCAAACCGCTTTACGAAGAAAAAGTGTTCACGCCTCCGCCGGCTTCCATTGCCAATCCCATCAGTTTTATTTACGACCAGCTCTCGAAAGAAGGCCGGGACCGGCGTAAACTACAGGCCATACTGGACGAAAAAGCAGCAGTTGAAAAAGGAAAACGCGACCGAGCGGCTCAGCAAAAATACGACAGCCTTTTTCTGGATCACAACCAAGGTTATAAACATCCTGAATAA
- the uvsE gene encoding UV DNA damage repair endonuclease UvsE encodes MKIGYPCINNGMDCTPATTFRLASYSEERLISTTANNFACLKKILEYNVKHNLLFLRMSSDMVPFASHPVNTYNWQTHFQGTLRALGRYIKAHQMRISMHPDQFVVINSPNTTTLNNSFAELEYQCAIMDIMELDETAKLQIHGGGVYGDKPAAIKRFVENYFLLSENVRKRLVIENDDRSYSLSDCLEIHEQTGIPILFDNFHHECLNNGETMTEALHLAAATWQEKDGIMMMDYSSQSPGERKGKHTASIVEDLFRDFIQQLDGLDVDIMLEIKDKELSALKAVEILEEMGVIKV; translated from the coding sequence ATGAAAATTGGGTATCCGTGCATTAACAATGGAATGGACTGTACGCCGGCCACTACCTTCCGGCTGGCTTCTTATTCCGAAGAACGCCTTATTTCCACTACCGCCAATAATTTTGCCTGTTTAAAAAAAATCCTGGAATATAATGTAAAGCATAATCTGCTTTTTCTGCGGATGAGCTCCGATATGGTGCCTTTTGCCTCGCACCCGGTAAATACCTATAATTGGCAAACTCACTTTCAGGGTACTTTAAGAGCTTTGGGTCGTTACATAAAAGCGCACCAAATGCGGATTTCCATGCACCCCGATCAGTTTGTGGTGATCAACTCGCCGAATACTACTACTTTAAACAATAGTTTTGCCGAATTAGAATACCAGTGTGCCATTATGGATATAATGGAGCTCGACGAAACGGCAAAGTTGCAAATTCATGGGGGCGGCGTATACGGCGACAAACCAGCCGCTATAAAACGTTTTGTAGAAAATTATTTTTTACTGTCCGAAAATGTCCGTAAACGTTTGGTAATTGAAAACGACGACCGCTCGTACAGCTTAAGCGATTGCCTGGAAATTCACGAGCAAACCGGTATTCCCATTTTATTCGATAACTTTCACCACGAATGCCTGAATAACGGCGAAACCATGACGGAGGCTCTGCACCTGGCCGCCGCTACCTGGCAGGAAAAAGATGGCATAATGATGATGGATTATTCCTCGCAGTCGCCGGGGGAGCGCAAAGGCAAACATACCGCCAGCATCGTAGAAGATCTTTTCCGCGATTTTATTCAACAACTCGACGGGCTGGATGTAGATATTATGCTGGAAATAAAAGACAAAGAATTAAGCGCGTTAAAGGCCGTTGAGATTTTAGAAGAAATGGGAGTGATAAAAGTTTAA
- a CDS encoding aldo/keto reductase, whose amino-acid sequence MEKRKIGNSGLTVAPLAFGGNVFGWTIDQATSFTLLDAFTEAGFNLIDTADVYSNWVPGNQGGESETIIGNWLKQSGKRDKVVIATKVGGEMSPGKKGLSKAHIRQSVEESLQRLQTDYIDLYQSHYDDPATPLEETLETYGELIKEGKIRAIGASNYSAERLAEALQVSKQNNLPRYDSLQPEYNLYSRANFEKELEPLCRENNIGIINYFSLASGFLTGKYRSEADLAKSKRGQGNKKYLNDRGFRILSVLDKLAKQYATDQARIAIAWLIARPSITAPIASATRPDQLQSLIQAANVPLDREAIDLLDKASAE is encoded by the coding sequence ATGGAAAAAAGAAAAATAGGAAACTCCGGGCTAACAGTAGCACCTTTGGCCTTTGGCGGCAACGTGTTTGGCTGGACCATTGACCAGGCCACTTCTTTTACTTTATTGGATGCCTTTACCGAAGCTGGTTTTAACTTGATTGATACGGCCGATGTGTACTCCAACTGGGTACCAGGCAACCAGGGCGGCGAATCCGAAACTATTATCGGCAACTGGCTGAAACAATCGGGCAAAAGAGATAAAGTAGTGATTGCAACGAAAGTAGGAGGGGAGATGAGTCCGGGTAAAAAGGGCCTTTCCAAAGCGCACATCCGGCAGTCGGTAGAAGAGTCGCTGCAACGATTGCAAACCGACTACATCGACCTGTACCAATCGCATTACGACGATCCGGCTACTCCCTTAGAAGAAACTCTGGAGACCTACGGCGAACTCATAAAAGAAGGTAAAATACGGGCTATTGGCGCTTCCAACTATAGTGCCGAGCGGCTGGCCGAAGCTTTGCAAGTAAGTAAACAAAATAACTTGCCGCGGTACGACAGCCTGCAACCGGAATATAATTTGTACAGCCGGGCTAATTTTGAAAAAGAACTGGAGCCGCTCTGCCGGGAAAATAATATAGGCATAATTAATTATTTTTCGCTGGCCAGCGGCTTTTTAACCGGTAAATACCGCTCCGAAGCCGATTTAGCTAAAAGTAAAAGAGGGCAGGGGAATAAAAAATACCTCAACGATCGGGGTTTCCGGATTTTAAGTGTGCTGGATAAATTAGCGAAACAATATGCCACGGACCAGGCCCGTATTGCCATTGCCTGGCTCATTGCCCGGCCCAGTATTACGGCTCCCATTGCTAGTGCCACCCGTCCGGATCAGCTACAATCGTTAATACAAGCAGCCAATGTGCCGTTAGATAGAGAAGCTATTGATTTACTGGATAAAGCCAGTGCGGAGTAA
- a CDS encoding type II toxin-antitoxin system PemK/MazF family toxin, with the protein MELKQYQIVLVNLDPTVGSEIKKTRPCAIISPNEMNKYLQTIVVAPMTSSDKSHPTRVEVLHNNTKGQIALDQIRTVDRQSIIKVFNSLNEKEIVKVKEVIKETYVD; encoded by the coding sequence ATGGAATTAAAGCAATATCAAATCGTATTGGTAAATCTCGATCCAACTGTTGGAAGCGAAATCAAGAAGACTCGACCATGCGCTATAATTTCGCCAAACGAAATGAATAAATATTTACAGACTATCGTTGTCGCACCGATGACGAGCAGTGACAAATCACATCCTACAAGAGTTGAAGTTTTGCATAATAATACAAAAGGTCAAATTGCTTTGGATCAAATAAGAACTGTGGATAGACAAAGTATTATAAAAGTCTTCAATAGCTTGAATGAAAAAGAAATTGTAAAAGTCAAAGAAGTTATTAAAGAAACCTATGTAGATTAG
- a CDS encoding AbrB/MazE/SpoVT family DNA-binding domain-containing protein, with protein MDISVIPIGNSKGIRLSKTLLEKYNITDKVELILEKGYIILKPKSEPRNGWEKAFKKMHENGDDNLLINDVFEDENLDEWN; from the coding sequence ATGGATATTTCTGTCATTCCAATTGGTAATTCAAAAGGCATTCGTTTGTCAAAAACATTACTTGAAAAATATAATATAACCGATAAGGTTGAACTTATCTTGGAAAAAGGTTATATCATTTTAAAACCCAAATCAGAACCGAGAAACGGTTGGGAAAAGGCTTTCAAAAAAATGCATGAAAATGGTGATGACAACTTGCTTATTAATGATGTTTTTGAAGACGAAAATCTGGATGAATGGAATTAA
- a CDS encoding tetratricopeptide repeat protein, which translates to MTKHLSLLFLSLILLLTNCGQYDNSKEGKDEEVKSKKLASEAERFHLLGRKAQFEEKDYSKAIRLYKKAIATDSGFIDSYEKVAEVYSYNNQADSIEFYLRQALNHNPSAWISRANLGALYTRQERYNEAIQEFKELGRYYKNDPVPYSGTAEAYLKLDQLDKALANSLKALEIYQKEEQRDSTLMASGDAALMVGLVYYEQNNKGKAKKYMVLAAQKHTDIPEKFRKEFGIH; encoded by the coding sequence ATGACAAAACACCTTTCTCTATTATTTCTAAGTCTGATTCTTCTGTTAACTAATTGTGGGCAATATGACAACAGCAAGGAAGGTAAGGACGAAGAAGTGAAAAGCAAAAAATTAGCTTCCGAAGCAGAAAGGTTTCACTTACTTGGTCGGAAAGCACAATTTGAAGAAAAGGATTATTCTAAAGCAATCAGACTTTATAAGAAAGCAATAGCTACTGATTCTGGATTTATTGACTCCTATGAAAAAGTTGCTGAGGTTTATTCTTATAATAATCAAGCAGACTCAATAGAATTCTATTTAAGGCAAGCTCTAAACCACAATCCTTCCGCTTGGATTTCACGGGCAAACCTTGGGGCTTTATATACCCGCCAAGAAAGGTACAATGAAGCCATACAAGAATTTAAGGAACTTGGTAGATATTATAAGAATGACCCTGTACCCTATTCTGGGACTGCTGAGGCATATTTAAAATTGGACCAACTAGATAAGGCACTTGCAAATTCACTTAAAGCCCTTGAAATTTACCAAAAGGAAGAACAACGTGATTCTACTCTTATGGCTTCTGGTGATGCAGCTTTAATGGTAGGACTTGTATATTACGAACAAAACAATAAAGGTAAAGCTAAAAAATACATGGTACTTGCTGCCCAAAAGCATACAGATATACCTGAAAAGTTTAGAAAAGAATTTGGGATTCATTAA
- a CDS encoding DUF3223 domain-containing protein has translation MRKPFKIGEKEYKFKKDAVAHYRTILNSYDFGQSLNDADFNDLIDLLDYEHFNYLAELESTGDDGNEEIESNEASTEESADEGLSIEEIRVARVQFNTKCFEIVYNDKTSCYISYLMIINNTQHSPEKLFSIACRNAIHSDIRSVKQIHFDNHSIKGQVKCQETGLLSKWTELVVDHRQPNTFSIIVDRFKEVNRIDLESIEYTSNDQNHIVFKDESWTNEFRKYHTEKASLRIVRKECNSSRTGMARIKRTSKDLIIK, from the coding sequence ATGCGAAAACCCTTCAAAATCGGAGAGAAAGAATATAAATTCAAAAAAGACGCTGTTGCTCACTACAGGACTATTTTGAACTCATATGACTTTGGACAATCACTGAATGATGCAGATTTTAACGACTTAATTGACCTTTTGGACTATGAGCATTTCAATTACCTAGCTGAACTTGAATCAACTGGAGATGATGGTAACGAAGAAATTGAAAGTAACGAAGCGTCAACTGAAGAATCAGCCGATGAAGGCTTGTCAATCGAAGAAATTAGAGTGGCTCGTGTGCAGTTCAATACTAAATGTTTTGAAATCGTATATAATGACAAGACAAGCTGTTACATTTCTTACTTAATGATAATTAACAATACTCAACACAGTCCTGAAAAACTGTTTAGCATCGCTTGTAGAAACGCAATTCATAGTGATATTAGGTCTGTAAAGCAAATTCATTTTGACAACCATTCAATTAAAGGGCAGGTGAAATGTCAAGAAACGGGCTTACTTTCAAAATGGACCGAGTTAGTAGTCGACCACAGACAACCAAATACCTTCTCTATCATTGTTGACCGATTTAAAGAAGTAAATAGAATTGACTTAGAGTCTATTGAGTATACATCAAACGACCAAAATCATATTGTTTTCAAGGACGAATCTTGGACAAATGAGTTTAGGAAATATCATACCGAAAAAGCTAGTTTACGTATAGTTAGAAAGGAATGCAATTCTAGCCGTACTGGTATGGCGAGAATAAAAAGGACTTCAAAAGACTTGATTATTAAATAA
- a CDS encoding chromate resistance protein ChrB domain-containing protein, with the protein MKWITRECPKIDRIACPWLIRRFIDPEAEIIFAPFADIPRLATELAATPFDIPATEFTHYEDRCTFDYFLEKYQLTDPALQRIALIVRGADTDDHSVANEAAGLWAISAGLAYNTTNDYELLEKGMVIYDSLYSWAKHLYKEKHTQNPTEKLLLQIFNTYLHQKKTEKKKIPAWATELKDIIQDQMDTNLSLSLKEISEDLNVNPAYLSREFSKYFDNLTFGEYIRKLRIEKAVQLLNSPGNSLSEIAYLTGFSDQSHFTRIFKKHTGQNPSEYRKNKVKSKTDTKG; encoded by the coding sequence ATGAAATGGATTACGCGGGAGTGCCCTAAAATAGACCGGATTGCCTGTCCTTGGCTGATTCGGCGGTTTATTGACCCGGAGGCCGAAATTATTTTCGCGCCTTTCGCGGATATACCTCGGTTAGCTACCGAACTTGCCGCTACGCCTTTTGATATTCCCGCTACCGAATTTACCCACTACGAAGACCGCTGCACCTTTGATTATTTCCTGGAAAAATACCAGCTCACGGACCCGGCTCTGCAGCGCATAGCCTTAATTGTGCGCGGCGCCGACACCGACGATCACTCCGTAGCCAACGAAGCAGCCGGTTTATGGGCCATCTCGGCGGGCCTGGCCTACAATACTACCAACGACTACGAACTGCTCGAAAAAGGCATGGTTATTTACGATAGCTTATACAGTTGGGCAAAGCACTTGTACAAAGAAAAGCATACCCAAAACCCCACCGAAAAACTGCTGCTCCAAATTTTTAATACCTACCTGCATCAGAAGAAAACCGAAAAAAAGAAAATACCGGCTTGGGCTACCGAACTGAAAGATATTATTCAGGACCAGATGGATACCAACCTGAGCTTGAGTTTAAAAGAAATCTCGGAAGACTTAAACGTTAACCCGGCGTATTTATCCCGGGAGTTTTCGAAGTATTTTGATAATTTAACGTTTGGCGAGTACATCCGGAAGCTGCGCATCGAAAAAGCCGTGCAGTTACTCAACTCTCCCGGAAATTCTCTTTCTGAAATTGCTTACCTCACTGGCTTTTCGGACCAGAGCCATTTTACCCGCATTTTTAAAAAACACACCGGTCAGAATCCTTCGGAGTACCGCAAAAATAAAGTAAAAAGTAAAACAGATACAAAAGGTTAA
- the chrA gene encoding chromate efflux transporter: protein MRNSLSETPTINKPSFKEAFLFWLKLGFISFGGPAGQIGIMHEFLVDQKKWISDKKFLHALNYCMLLPGPEAQQLATYIGWLLHGTIGGLVAGIFFVLPSVFILLGLSIAYVLFGKIAWVVALFYGLKPAVVAIVILALIKIGKKSLLSLFHYVIAALSFIGIFFFDIPFPYLIIGAVLLGWLGKKILPNLFNQKQGGAQKQSDESGYYLHSGSNIPGTGFSTKRLVLQVAMALLLWVAPFAFFYTSTGQVFWQQLALFFTKAALVTFGGAYAVLPYVAQVTVEKFNWLSNLQMIDGLALGETTPGPLIMVLAFVGFMAGYHHFQNSVLMGSLGLFLTTYYTFLPCFLFILAGAPIIEKTQDNPQVKALLSIVTAAVVGVILNLTIYFALAVVAPQKSISNIDYFSLAWIVVSFVAMYRFKIGMITWIGVSALAGFMHYLFTNYIF from the coding sequence ATGCGTAACTCTTTAAGCGAAACCCCCACTATTAATAAACCCAGCTTTAAAGAAGCTTTTCTCTTCTGGCTGAAATTGGGTTTTATCAGTTTTGGCGGTCCGGCCGGTCAAATAGGTATTATGCACGAATTTTTGGTAGACCAAAAAAAATGGATTTCCGATAAAAAGTTTTTGCACGCGCTCAATTACTGCATGTTGTTACCGGGTCCGGAAGCCCAGCAATTAGCTACCTACATTGGCTGGTTATTACACGGTACTATTGGCGGTTTAGTGGCCGGTATATTTTTCGTATTGCCTTCGGTTTTTATTTTATTGGGCCTGAGCATTGCTTACGTTTTGTTCGGGAAAATTGCCTGGGTTGTTGCTTTGTTTTACGGCTTAAAACCAGCGGTAGTAGCTATTGTAATTCTGGCTTTAATTAAAATCGGAAAAAAGTCACTCTTAAGCTTATTCCACTATGTTATTGCCGCTTTAAGCTTTATCGGTATCTTTTTCTTCGATATTCCTTTTCCTTATTTAATAATTGGAGCCGTGCTGTTAGGTTGGCTGGGTAAAAAAATATTGCCGAATTTGTTTAATCAGAAGCAAGGCGGCGCCCAAAAACAATCCGACGAAAGTGGCTATTATTTACACTCCGGCAGTAATATCCCGGGTACCGGCTTTTCGACTAAACGGCTTGTGCTGCAGGTAGCTATGGCCTTGTTACTCTGGGTGGCGCCCTTTGCTTTCTTTTACACCAGCACCGGCCAGGTTTTCTGGCAGCAACTAGCTTTGTTTTTTACCAAAGCAGCCCTGGTTACTTTTGGCGGCGCATACGCCGTATTACCCTACGTAGCACAGGTTACCGTTGAAAAATTTAACTGGCTGAGTAACTTACAAATGATAGATGGCCTGGCTTTGGGTGAAACAACCCCCGGGCCGCTGATTATGGTGCTGGCTTTTGTGGGATTTATGGCGGGCTATCATCATTTTCAGAATTCAGTTTTAATGGGCAGTCTGGGCCTTTTCTTAACCACCTATTATACTTTTTTGCCTTGCTTTTTATTTATTCTGGCCGGGGCACCTATTATTGAAAAAACGCAGGATAATCCGCAGGTGAAAGCTTTACTGAGTATTGTAACGGCGGCAGTGGTAGGTGTCATTTTAAACTTAACCATCTACTTTGCGCTGGCGGTAGTAGCCCCACAGAAAAGCATCAGCAACATCGATTATTTTAGTCTGGCTTGGATTGTTGTATCGTTTGTTGCGATGTACCGGTTTAAAATCGGCATGATTACCTGGATTGGCGTAAGTGCCCTGGCGGGCTTCATGCATTATCTGTTTACCAACTATATCTTTTAA
- a CDS encoding TIGR01777 family oxidoreductase yields the protein MRKILIAGGTGALGSAIIQRYYNTETELIVLSRTAKPTDKNIRYVAWDAKSLGAWAQELEESTAVINLVGKSVNCRYTAKNKQEIIRSRVDSTKVIGQAIQSLKQKPAVWINAGSTAIFGNSGEELKDESSKTGGGFSPEVCKLWEQAFFSVATPGTRKVFLRIGLVLQANKGVLKPFANLAKTGFGGKIGSGDQYMTWIHEEDFVNLIHWVINNEVTGIIHAASPFPVKNKEFMRAIRQALKVPIGLPNPAFLTRFGALFIGTEAELVLSGRRVVSTILAEKQFPFKYPQLGQALKQLL from the coding sequence ATGCGAAAAATTTTGATTGCCGGCGGCACCGGTGCCTTAGGAAGTGCCATCATCCAACGATATTACAATACCGAAACCGAATTAATAGTATTAAGCCGAACTGCTAAGCCAACCGATAAAAACATCCGGTATGTGGCCTGGGATGCTAAATCCCTCGGCGCTTGGGCCCAGGAGTTGGAAGAGAGTACGGCCGTCATTAATCTGGTGGGTAAATCGGTAAATTGCCGGTATACCGCCAAAAATAAACAAGAAATTATTCGTTCGCGGGTAGATTCCACCAAAGTCATTGGGCAAGCCATTCAAAGTTTAAAGCAAAAACCAGCCGTTTGGATAAACGCTGGTTCTACGGCTATTTTTGGCAATTCGGGCGAGGAGCTGAAAGATGAAAGTTCGAAAACGGGCGGAGGCTTTTCGCCGGAGGTTTGTAAGTTGTGGGAGCAGGCATTTTTTAGTGTAGCCACTCCCGGTACCCGAAAAGTTTTCTTGCGGATTGGTTTGGTGCTGCAAGCGAATAAAGGCGTATTAAAACCTTTTGCTAACCTAGCTAAAACCGGCTTCGGTGGAAAAATTGGTTCCGGCGACCAGTATATGACCTGGATTCACGAAGAAGATTTTGTGAATTTAATCCATTGGGTAATTAACAATGAGGTAACCGGAATCATACATGCGGCCAGTCCTTTTCCGGTGAAGAACAAAGAATTCATGCGGGCAATCCGGCAGGCCTTAAAAGTACCCATCGGGTTACCTAATCCGGCTTTCTTAACGCGCTTCGGCGCTTTGTTTATCGGCACCGAAGCCGAACTGGTGCTATCTGGTAGGAGAGTGGTATCTACAATCTTGGCCGAAAAACAATTTCCTTTTAAATATCCGCAGCTTGGGCAAGCTTTAAAACAACTGCTTTGA
- a CDS encoding DoxX family protein, with the protein MMIVRPLAGWNSPADVLLITVYQLTRPEAYHIVRHERRRSRQEHSSVCEILKYLKHKTDYLIMSSIQPNTNSVWAKVRRHFGSIIKPNQPKPEWKPWEKHLFRFFFLFLSLLILPIDWKIYRELFSIDWAHLHFHDLFRLSRYQNQFISAEHLPQWGIGQFANWTIALVIALVGAVIWSRIDFNRKEYTVLYYWLRVLVRYRLAIVLITYGFIKVFPLQMPYPSLSNLFTNYGDFFAWKIYFQTVGIAPKYQSFLGFVEILAAFLLFNRRTTTFGVGLIFGFIGNVAVVNGLYDVGEQVLSTFIVLLAAFLLANDVPRLYSLLIQEGPTYANKIIPDFSDNVLRNFRLGLRSAFLVFVVLFAYKTFENYTTDPYKIPRTPGLHNAYGYYRVKEFILNQDTIPYSKTDPNRWQDVIFEKWSTLTIKVNRPVKIDFTSGEAVHEKDIDRNYELAGHAGRHYFYYEADTVNHRLALQNKNKNHRAEKLFLTYQQPNDSTLVLAGINENKDSIHVVLNKVNKKYMFFEGRRKEVKI; encoded by the coding sequence ATGATGATCGTCCGGCCTCTGGCCGGTTGGAACTCGCCGGCTGATGTGCTTTTAATTACTGTTTATCAGTTAACCCGGCCAGAGGCCTACCACATAGTTAGACACGAGCGAAGACGCTCGCGCCAAGAGCATAGCTCAGTTTGCGAAATTTTAAAATATTTAAAACATAAAACTGATTACTTGATTATGAGCAGTATACAACCAAATACCAATTCCGTTTGGGCGAAAGTGCGGCGTCACTTCGGGAGCATTATCAAGCCCAACCAACCCAAACCAGAATGGAAGCCTTGGGAAAAGCACTTGTTTCGCTTTTTTTTCCTTTTTCTCAGCTTACTCATTCTTCCGATAGATTGGAAAATTTATCGCGAGCTTTTTTCCATCGACTGGGCACATTTGCATTTTCACGATTTATTCCGCCTGTCCCGCTACCAGAATCAGTTTATTTCGGCGGAGCATTTACCGCAATGGGGAATCGGCCAATTTGCGAACTGGACTATCGCCCTGGTAATTGCCTTAGTAGGGGCCGTTATTTGGAGTAGGATAGATTTTAACCGGAAAGAATACACAGTTTTATATTACTGGCTGAGGGTACTAGTGCGTTACCGACTGGCTATCGTTTTAATTACTTACGGCTTTATCAAGGTGTTTCCGTTACAAATGCCGTACCCGTCGCTGAGCAATCTGTTTACGAACTACGGCGACTTTTTTGCCTGGAAAATTTACTTCCAGACCGTGGGCATTGCTCCTAAATACCAATCCTTTCTGGGTTTTGTGGAGATACTGGCCGCCTTTTTACTGTTCAACCGGCGCACCACTACTTTTGGCGTTGGTTTAATTTTCGGCTTTATCGGGAACGTGGCGGTAGTAAATGGTTTGTACGATGTGGGCGAGCAGGTACTCAGTACGTTTATTGTGCTGCTGGCCGCCTTTTTATTGGCCAACGATGTGCCCCGGTTGTATAGTTTATTAATTCAAGAAGGCCCTACGTACGCCAACAAAATTATTCCTGATTTTTCCGATAATGTACTGAGGAACTTCCGGTTGGGTTTGAGAAGCGCATTTCTGGTGTTTGTAGTTCTTTTCGCCTACAAAACTTTTGAAAATTATACTACCGACCCGTACAAAATTCCGCGCACGCCGGGCTTGCATAATGCTTACGGTTATTACCGGGTAAAAGAATTTATTTTAAACCAGGACACCATCCCGTATTCCAAAACCGACCCCAACCGTTGGCAGGATGTTATTTTTGAAAAATGGTCGACGTTAACCATTAAAGTAAACCGGCCGGTAAAAATTGACTTTACCAGCGGTGAAGCCGTGCACGAAAAAGATATTGACCGCAATTACGAACTGGCCGGGCATGCGGGCCGGCATTACTTCTATTACGAAGCCGACACGGTAAACCATAGATTGGCTCTCCAGAATAAAAACAAAAATCACCGCGCCGAAAAGCTTTTTCTTACTTACCAACAACCCAACGACAGTACCCTGGTGCTGGCGGGTATTAACGAAAATAAAGATTCGATTCACGTGGTTTTGAATAAGGTAAACAAAAAATACATGTTCTTCGAAGGGCGGCGGAAAGAGGTGAAAATTTAA